The sequence ATCGTGTTATTAGGTTTGCGATATAAATTACGTGCTCGAGACTCGTCATCGAGATAATACAGAAAAATGGCTTCGCCTGAGAAGAAGCCGGTGCGTCGGAGATGAAGACGTTGCCGTACTCCCCGTCGTTATTGGTGTGGCTTCCAGCCGCAGGAAACCCCTCGTAgcctctctttccctctcatttttcctctctctctctcgtaaCGCACATTCGTTAGCATGTATAATGAATCACCGGTGTGTCCCCGTGCTCCTGTTGCGAGAGAACGACGAAGAATTTGCTGGTGGTTGGTCGTCGCGACGACAACGAGCCGCGTTTACATTATAAGCCTCTCTTCGCTATACGGTTCCTTGCTCATTTCGAGAATATGAATCCAGAAAGAGGATGAACAGCCATTAAAAGCAGCAGGCATCGGCATTgccgcgatcgcgtctctgtTTCACGCGCTTTTTCCACCGGAGTTGGCCGGTTTGCTCGACGAAATTTCGCTCTGTAATCGAGGTAATGAATCACCGTCGATTATTTCGTACGAAGCTTATACCGGCAACAACGATGTTTCGCTGAATTCCAtgaataaatttcttcttctgGCAGTCCGTAGCGTAAGTAGGAACCGTTGTCGGATTCATTATTGAACACGGGTATCTTTATTCCTTTGGAAACGACTTTATCGAATTGTGGGGTACGACGGTAGCGTCGAGGATCGTCGACGCGAGAACTTGTTGACTAATGCCGCTGCTGACAAAGACAAAAGGCCGGTATCGGCGAAAGcgaattttataaaagattgCTGTATCGTTGACCATCGCGTCTTCGAAACTGGCGTTCTTTGTGTTTGTAATAGCGATCGTTTTATCACGACCGGTCGCCGGTGGCGGGACGGTTAACCGCTTCGTACGTCCGCCAATTAATTATCCCTGGTCTACATTAATCTTGGCAAATTGGCCGAAATCGGCCGAGTGGCGTGCGCGTGCAATTTATAGCGCCTCCCCTATTCATCGGTTgccgaagaaaaagaaaagaaattcggTTTGTAAAACAAACTGGCTGTGCTTCTTAAGCATGGATTCTGCCACCGAACTCTCATCTCACTGCTGGTTTTTGTGTAATTTAATCAATACAACATTGTTCTTTCGCGTCACGAATGAACTTTTAGAATTATGGACTTCCCAACGAATGCACGAGTCGACGAAAGTGATGAAAACGTTTGTACTTGGTGAGATCGTAAAGATTCACTCCAAAGTATGAAGAATTGATTTTTGAGTTTCGTAAATGGCTCTGCACGAGGCCTCCGTAAGTTCTTGCTCCTCCGGTGTGTACGGATGACGAAGAAGCGTTTGTATGCCATTTCTGCCGACTATACAGGGCAGTGACATGTAGACATCTTTCTCCAGACCGTGTCTACAACCCTGGAAAAGATTGATAACTAACTATCACGCGTtaaaacggaagaaaaaaGTAGGAGTAAGGATTAAATCGTTACCTTTAAGTAGGTAGATACCGTCATGCAAATACAAGTATTTCGCACGATGGCATCTACGACTTCCGCCGCACAAATACCAGTACCCCAACAGCGATATCCTTTCCTCGTGATAAGATCTTTATCGGATTCGATTACTTTTGTATGTAGTTCACCCCACGATTCTGGATCCGATTTAGTACCGATATCTCTGTTGATGTCTTTCAGTTTAATGCCCATGACTGTCACGGCGGACCAGATGGGTACTGTTCGGTGTCAACGTTTAACGCACTTTCAGAAACGATTAAACGTAACAGTGATAGTATACGGTACGCTAATTACCAGACGTGGGTCCGTTTTCACAAATTATAGAGGCCTGCACCGAGTTTGCCGAAATTCCAAGCTTCTGCGCGATGAAGTACTGAAACCTACAGCTATCCAAAAATGTGCCCAACCCCATCACACGGTGCGGTGGGAAGCCTGAGAGCTTCATGGCTGCATACGACAGTATGTCCACTGAAACACGACGTAACGTCGTTATACCACACCACGTACATGcatcgatattaaaaaatgtaaagtgCAACTACGAAGCCTGATAGCTTATACCTGGCGCCGTCACGATTAAAAGTATGCTGTTTGGTGCATACTTGCAGACCTTCGGGATAAcgtctttaaaaatattcaaattctGATCCATCAAAGTTGCTTCGTCATCGTCGCTCGTAGCTCTATCCCCCACGGTGATCACGCAGACCGTGGCATCTCTAGCCATGGAATAATCTGCGATGGTCCCACGGTTGataaatcatcgcgattttcTTTATTAACAATCTCTCGGACACAAAAACGGCTGAaagatgaaatttattttcacctTTGGTACCGACGATCTTCGGGTTGCCGAGGAACGCCGCCGCGTGGCTGATGTCTTCCGCCTCTGCTTTCGCCAATTCCTCGTCCGCGTCTATGAACACCACCTCCGAGGCGAGACGCTGCAACGAGCAACAGAACCGGGGATTATAAAGAGTAATTAACAGGAACTAGCCAACGGCCGGGAGTTATTACGCACTCGAAATCGTTACGCAATCAAGACCCCCGGGAATCGCATTAAGAGTACGTGGTCGCGCGCGCGATCGATCGCGCCATTCGAGCGATCCCTTAATGCGAAGGATCGTTAGGGTCTGATCATCTCTTCGTTCGAGCGAGACCGGACTATTCCGTGAGAGGAGAGGACCACTTTGTCGGCGTTCGCTCGATCACGAGTCTTCCCTTTTGCTGATGTTACGTAACACGAATTTGATGGAATTTGAGATTTTTCACGTTGTCCTGGTAATTATCTTTGGCGTTTAGCAGATTGCATCGCTAGTTTTTGCTCGGAACGTCTTGATCGAGCGATATTCGTCGGTCTGGCTGGATGAATAGTAAAGAAAGCTCCCGTTAAGCTTCCTCCTCGTATTGTGATAATTCTTCTATTGCACCGATTCTTCGTCCAAAGAAAGAGCTATTAGATGCTTCGAACGTCGAAGGAACGCGGCTGAAATAATTGATCGTGCATCAGGAACGTTCCCCGGGGCGATTACGTATTTGTCAAAATCTCGTTTCCTCTTGGTAATTGATGTTCCTCTATCGTCTAACGTCTATAATTTCGTGTAGAAATTTTTTCAGCGACACCTCGGGCATCAATCGCTGCGCGTTTTTAACTCGGTAATTTCTCTTAATCACGGTCTAATTCGTCCGGTTGAATAATAGGGTATCGGTGTGGGACGAGCACACACGTTTTCGTAGCAAATAGCCGAACCGTATACCGCGGTGCACGCTTCGTCCGCTTTCGTTTCCGCGCCAGCAGATGGACACATTTTTCTCTGACAGATGGTGCTTTCACACGTTAAGACAAACCCGCGGCTACCAACAGAAACGGCTTcttaatatattacgttacgCCCTTGTGCTTCCAATCTGTTATTGTACACCGCTTAATCACCATACTTCATCAAGCATGACTTCCGCAGCATGCATAATATCGCAGCTGATGAAGTTTCCTCGCCAGCTCGTCGATGTTCCTCCCTTATgccttctttcctcctcttttttttctactttctctttttcctcttcctATCCCTCGTGTAATACCCACACGTATCGTGCGACGATATTGAGCGGTAATTAACTCACAAAAACCCTCCTCCGCCGTGTGTGTTTTGTAACGAGATTTTTAATGACGCATGACCGTGGACAACAGCGAGAGAGGGAGCGAACGTACGAGACAACCGAGACGAGGATCGCTACGAACGCATTAACGATTCCGGTGAAACGACCTGCGTCGTGTAATTTGCATTCGATCGAGTAAAACCGATGGCCGATCCTTTCCTACTTCTCGTGCAGTCTCTCATGCGGTTCTAGTTACCTAGGCCAGTCAGCGCTTCACTCTTGGCTACCCTCGTCGATTCCGCTTCAGAGAAGCGCAGCTGATCACAGGTCGCAAGGTACCGAAGGTGTGACACTCGATCCGTCATCAGGTCAGGTTTTATTATGCTTCCGctgaattaattttattatgcaACGCTATTTTCTAGCCGATGTAGTCCACTCGTAAACATTACCATTTAAACTTACGATCATATGCGAATAATCGAactatgtatatatttcactTACTTTCTCTCAATCTCCGAATCGTAACAACTGTAACTCGAAATGAAATATAGCTTCACGAGCAGGAAACTTTTCACCATCAGTACCGACCCGTGAGATGGTTTGTACGATTTAATGCGACCCGACGGACATGACACGTAACAACGGGTTGGGAAGCGACGAGAACAAGAAGAAGATGAACGTCTTATGCAAGCACTACCGAGCGAGTTGGGTGTAGCAGGCTCGTAAGGTGGACAGTAAGTCGTGGAGATGGTACTGGAACGCTGGTACCTCGCGATCATCTCGTTGATGCGATCTGCCAAGCCAGGACCGACGGAACAACCGCACGATTCACTGTCTCCGCTTCTTCTTATTCCTTCTCACTTTGCCTTCCTTGCTTCTGCTTCATCATTTTCTTTGTTATACGATATTACCCTTCGATCCATTCACCTCGTTCATCGTTGCCGTGGTATCAAACATTTCTGGTGACGTTAATGAGTTCGATGGCACTTAAGAATATCTTCGTGTAACGTTTATTACTTGGTTTCATAAGGAAAATTATAATGCAGCGTCCAAAGGAGTGCCCGTCCCGGCAACTATCATTATAGATCTTGATGACAGACTGAAATAGTAGGAAACGGGAACAGCGTGGTCACTATTAGGGACATTGTAAACGTGTATAACGTTGTTACTCTACGAGCGGAATATAACGACATTCAGACCCGCCCCTGACATTCACCATGCGCGGCCTTCATTGTTTGCCCTCGTAACGATCCACGGAAACCGAAACCTGGAATTAGTCGCCCACGTTCATTATCTCCTACCGGAATATGCTAGCGTTCCGATTACCAGACTGCCACTCCTTCCACGATTCACCCCGTTTTACCCAGGCCTTTCTCTCACCTAACGACGTCCGCGCAGTTATCACGCGCAGTGATGTATGTTTAATTCGGGTCAATCTTTCGATTAATCATTGATTCGTCGAGGAGCCAAGGACCGAACAGTAACGCAATATGAATTGCAGAAACGTGACGTAAAGTCGCACAAATTCCATTTCATAATCacataaaaacaaaattcaataatgTGAATCGACTGAAGgcaaaattgtaaatgaaaagGTTGCGTTAACGCAACGCTGGCTCTTAATGGGTTAATCACCTGACTCACCCTCGTTAGCTATACGAGAAGAATATGAAACGTTACACTCTAGGGAACAGTGAAACGATTCGTAATGACAGCGTCATTCGCTCGACCTTGCATCGACAAAGAGGGAGgacttttcaatttcgtttaAACCACCGCTTCCGTGGACAAACGGAGGTAAAGGTCTCCACCCGCGCACGCACGAAGAAACGAGGCCCTTGGATCAGCGAATGCGATAAGGATTGGATGTCCTCGTAGACAAGTATGGATTTCAGCTTTCTTCCTCTGGCGACTAGAATAAATCAGCGCCGCGACGATCCTGCGGGGGCGTCCGACGTGTAAATGCTCGCGTTACGATCCGATAACGAGCAAAGGGAAGCACGTTCCTCGTCCTCCCTCattctttcttcgttctcGCTGCTTTTAAGTTCCAATCTCTCTGCCTTTTCTTGTCGCCGAATTCCGTCTTCTGGTCTTTCGTGGATCATTTGCATAATATCCCATTTGATCCCGGCACACTAACGAGCCCACATTCAGCCTTCGTCCCTCGCTTGAATGCACGTACACGAGCGCACACGCCTATCCAAGTATTTCTCCGACTCCTTGCCCTTTGTCGACCACTAGAATATATAGATCTAGTAGGTTTGCTACCGCAACGATGATTCTCCTTGGGCAAACACGAATCACGCGCGCTGGTGGACTGGCGAGGGCTTGAATGTTGTTTATAGACGATCATGCTTTTTATCGTCGCAAggtcttttcgagtgtttgaaCAACCGCttgatttcttcttttcttaatCCTTTTTATGTTTTACTCGTTGCTTGATCACCAATTTCTCTCgaattgtattaatttttttttaccgTATGTTTAATGTTCGAAGACCACGATTTCcgtttataaattttcatatttctatgAAGTAATAGGACATTTATTCGCTTATTCAGTCAGAGGGAAATTGAGATAGGTTAGAGATACAAAATATTCGACGAACCTTGAAGAGAATCGCGATTCCAACGGCGACACCCGTGTAACCGCTGCCGACGATGACGATTTTAACGCGATGACACTCCACGAAATCTTCCGGCTGCTTGGTGAGCAAAAACGTCGTGGTGTTCCAGACGGTATCGAGTAACTTCTTCTTGGGTACGGCCATCGTCAATGAACCTGATACTCAGGACTCAGGTGTAACATCCCGAGGATTTGATTGAACCGAAACTAGATCAGTAACCTGGAGTATCTCTGTAATACTCTATAAATTTCATCTCCATTAAGTTAAACAACGAAAGTGACAGTCAAACGTTGCATCACTCTTTAAGTCTGAAGTTGTCTATTCACAGAGCGAAACGTTGATTCGCGATAAGATCGAGATCGATTGGAAAGGAACAAAGATTATACAGTCTTTTCAGAAAACTGCTCTTTCGATTTCTCTATAGCCCAAGCTAATGACGAACGTACGAAATCGATGGACAGCTGTCGAATCGGCACAGATGGGATACGCCGTTATCGAACGTGTATGCGAATTTCAATTTCCGCTTTGCCGGTCACGTGAGAAGAGTTTTTCGTCGGACACTTGAGATCCAATTGCTCGTGGCACCGGGCTCCACATGAGCCACGAACGAATATTAAATTGCTAATTGAACACCGCGCTCCGCATGAACCACCCTTCCTTCCTCGTTCACCACTCTATTGCCGGAAATATTCGAACGGTCGTTGAGTAACTACCAAAGCTGCCCCCGATCTTCCCTCGAATGAAACAGCGAACAACGTGAagttataatacaacaatggtaatttacaataaatccCAACTACGtgcgtgtgtatatatatgtggCTGTTTGAGATACATTTTCCATCTTTCCATCGAGATACGTCGCATCTCGTGATCAACGCACGGATGATCCATCGACAAACGCCACGAATAGCTCATAATAGGACACAAACTACACCAACGACCGGTTTTTCGCGAGGGACACGATAGTTTTCTAGAAAGTCAATTCCTGTACTGTCATTTATTATGTACCCGTACAGAGAACCGGTCGCCAGGTGCGCGCGTTTGTTATTGATGAAGACGCCTTCTAAAACGCTACATCCTTCGTCTCGATCTCGCACTCCTTGCTGCGTAATTTCCGGTAGCACGCAGTCCACCGTCTCGCGATTACTCTACCACGtccctcttcttctcttcgcTCGTTCCTCGCTACTCCGTCTCGTGGTTTGTCTCCTGGAGAATCCCGCTTTCCCGCAGTATACTTCGAATACTGTCCGCACACGTCTGCACCGCCGACTTCTCTTGTTCGCTTAGCTTCTGTCGCACGGTACAGTACACACCCTCTCGACCGATCACACAGGGCACAGACATGTATACGTCCTTGTCCGTACCGTGAGCGCAACTCTGTGgacaatattttctttctttaaaaagCATGTAACTCGGTTAGTTGGTAATACATCgacgaacatgtactgcgaaAGTTTGCCAAGAGAAAAGTTTCGTTGAGAAGTAATGATATgcgtaaatataatacttttcatagccatcgtaaaatttggagtTTGTAGCAAGCGAGGATTTCGACTCACGAGAATGTGCGTTGACGCCGGGAGCACGACTTTGGTGTTCCTAACAATTGCATCGACGATTTCCGCCGTAGAAACAGCAACGCCCCAACAACACGATCCTTTCTTCTCCTCCAGTTGTGTGCCACTGAAACGTGCCCGCGCAAAATGAGTTTAAACGATCTCGTTCCCCTTAACGATCTCACCCGTAACGATCACTCACACGTTCTTTACGTTCTCCGAGATTTCGTACCACTTCTCAGGGTCGTCTTGTTCCCCTATTCTAGGATTTATATCCCGAAGCTTCATTCCACCCACTTGGATGCTCGACCATATAGGAACTACAAAAGATACACGGTCCAATATACGATAATAGTTCATTATTGAGTATAAAATACCAGCCATGTCTCCTTGCGCCCCGACCACCATACAAGTAACTGAACTTCGCGCCACGTTTAATCTTCTGCTCACGAAGTCTTGAAACCTCGCGCAGTCTATCAGTGTACCGATGCCAAGGACGCGATTAGAAGGAAATCCTGATAGTTTCCAGGCGATGTAGGACATCACATCGGTTGGCTGAGTAACGACCAGGATGACGGACTTACATGCGAATCTTGCTACAGCAGGTATGATTTTCTTGAAGACCTTGAAATTGTGTCTTACGTTTGGGCTTTCACCAGGTGCGGTTTCGCGAGTGCAAATTATCACCACTGCGGATTCCTTCACCATACTGAAATCTGTCAGGAAAAATTCCTGATAATTATTCAAGTAATAACGCACTTTCTTGCCATATGCAGACAAATTTCCACGTGCATTTTCGAAATAATTCCTCACTCGTTACCCGGCGAGATTCTCACTCGCATACTTTCCCCCGATCAAGTATCGTGGAATTCTGTCGAAAACAGTGGTTGTACCACGAAGAAGAACTGTCTTAAATTCGGCTAACGCGCATTCGTCGAATGCTTATGCGAAACACGTTCTACCCTAGCCGAGATAAGAATACCAAAGAAAGAATCGTTAGAAGTCGGGCATCCCTTTCTGGAAATCTCTCGCTGGAAATATCTCGTTCGGTAATAAAGCCATCGGAAGCTGTTGGAATACAAAACGCTGGAAGGGATCGAACGCACCTTTTCTCTCGTATCCGAGAGGATTCTCTCTTTTGTCTATAGAGATGCGCCGATAACCGCGTACAGTACATAACGTGGTCAAGACAAATAAGAAGCACCGATTTTAGCTAACACCTTCACGATGCATGGTGCGACCTTGTAGCGCAACCGAGATACACTCGTTGCTACGTAGAGATGACACTTGAGATAAATTAGTCGGTAAAAAGCCGAGTCTGTTCTACTTGTAGTACCGGTAATTGTTACTCTCGAATGCGGGCGAGATTAAAGGGAAACTATGTGTGCGGATGGGAAGTAAAAATTTGCGAGtagaatatttcaagaacATCGCATCACAGTGTCGTGAGCATTCGAATTTACCAACGATTACAGCGTATACTCGCTAGTAAACTGTGCAAAAACGACAACTGAGAGACACCAGATCCACTCGATCGAAACATCCCGTTTAAAATTCAAAGCCGAAGATTTACGACCgcgaaataatacaaaatgaaatCGGCTGGAAACACATGTAGCTGCAAATCGTGGCTCACGAAGTCGCGTCGTCAGACCGGTAAATTGCCAGCTCGAGACGGTGTTTCCATCGTGGACGACCGCGAGAGAGCCAAGCTTTTGTTCCCGAATTCCGGAGCAAGgtggtatatttttttttcacgaGCGAGCCACGTTTACTGCCGGAGGCCGCGCACGGATGACAGAAGGACGCTCTGCGCGAAGAACGGAGAAAGGGGAccgaaaaaagagaaaaaaaaaatatgtatcgtGGAGTCGATCACGGTCGAGATAAATAAGAGTGGCACGGAATTTACGAGCTGGCTGGTGAAAAGCTCGGGGAAACGCTTGCTGTAGCGTCCTGCGTGTAAGCACGCGGCGATGTAGATGAGCAACGAGATTAAAAGACAGGGCCAGGAGAAGAGAGAAGGTTCCGGATCTCGGAACTCTGTTCGCCGTCCCGAAAATTCATTCCCCCCTTTCGGGACGGTGACCGTTCTTTCTGACCCATTGCACGTTGACAGAAAGTCTCTTGACGAACAAGTCGATGCGACGGCAGCGTCTTTTAAAAGCGGCAGTCTTGGATCGGGCCGAACGATCGCGATCGATGCTCGCCCCAAGCATCGTCAGTTAGTCGTCACGTCCACTGACACGCGGAAGAAATTACCATGCCGAGGAATTAGCTTTCGACTCCTGGTTCTTCCGCAGCGAGTAGACAAGCGACGATCGGAGTATGTACGTGAAACGTTAGTTATTCGTTTCGTTAGTTGTTCCTGTTTTAAGCGTGTAAATGTTGGATGTCTTCGTCGTCTTCGTGTCTCTGATTTAGTGTTAAACTATACatcgtatattttttatgtgtcagtatttcatttttttaaacgataaaataacTAAATCGATCGATAAGTCCTACAACTTTTTTTTACCGATGGCCAAAGGAAGTACACTGTTCAAAACAATTGCAAAAGGAATAGCAAGGAACGAGTACCTCGttattcaatttcaatttccatGAAAGTATTCATCAAAATCCATCAGATTAAGatacatataatatgtaatacgTATATGAGACTGTCAAGTACCTGATGTGCCAGTTACTAGAGGACACCCCAGGAAAGCTCCAACGTGCTGAATATCCTCGGCCTCGGCGGAAGCCTTGTTCGAGTCGTGATCGATCAGGCAGACCTCGCTGGCCATTCTCTAAAAATCACGGGGAATCAGACGGTTGATCGAGCGTCGCGGTCCGCGCGGCTCGCTCCGCACTGATACTAACTCTCATCAAGATCGCGATAGCGCAGGCAATTCCAATCTTTCCTACGCCGATGATGGACACTTTGACGCGATGCGGATAAACGTCACAGGGACCAAGCTGGGTCGTTATCAACGCGTTCTTCGTGGTGGTCGTGATCGGCAGCTCTTCCTGTAACCAGATCTATAGTTGAATAACCCGAACAACGTAAAAATAGCGTAATAAGAGACGGTGTAAATAATTGTAGATAGCAAGGtgaattttaacaaataatccttgtaattgcaattttctattatatttctatttatagaGTCGATCAGTGCAGCTTCTAAACGATCGAATTAACAACCACATTGTATCAAAGACTCTATAAGGAACATATTCAGAGACTTACATCTTCGCATTCTTCCCTCTCCGTTTCAGCTTCGCTCTTGGCAACTTCCGCGTCATCCATTTTGCGAGACCTGAAATCGTGAGCGTTTAATTCGCCTGTTTCATTGGCGCGATTCGATGGTCGAATATAAGCTTTGCATTTACCGGTTAGCCAGCTAATTGGGTGCAAGTAGAGTCGTTCCACGAGTCCAGTTGCCAGCTACTCCATCCACGTTATCGTTATTCGCAAGATCACCGAGGTGGTCGCTGTTCCTTAACGTTCTCGTGGTCAGAAGGGTAAAACGGCAGGTAGAGAAAGGTCGTCGTCTGGTTCTTATGCAGATCCGGATCAACCTACGCAATAACGACGTTCGAGCAGAGCCTCCCGCTCTCAGGTATTTCAGACTAATCGTGCTCCCCGTTACGAGAAACTCTTCGTGGAGAAAGAACTCTTCGCGGGAAACTACAGAGAATAACGACGGAAGTTATCCGCGCTCCTCGCTGTAAATTAGCCGCAGGTAGTCGCCCCAGGAGCGCAGGTACATCGCGCCGGATTGTTCATATATTTCTGCCCGATACCCACGCGCATCGATGTAAAATACCTTATTTTCGTGCATCAATCGCGGAACCACGGTCCCCCTGCGTCTTTATTTACCGGCACCGAACAGCGATACGTTTCGAATAGGTGTATATTGGCAGGTTGTAAAAGCTGTGCCGTCAGCTTTTTATTATCGATCTTTAACCAACGTACATTCCATTTGGAATGTTGACTGGTTTAACGTATGTTTGTGCTTAATGAAAATTACGACTTTGAGGGAATAGTAAGTACTGTAAAATTATGGTCAAAGTTAAGCTAATAAAGAAATCTACGTGTttctaaatattaaaacatattGCTATGTATACAGTAGGGCTTAGAATTTATACGATTTTGTCAAGAGACAAGCAGTTCATGTAGCTGAAGTTTATATATCCGGAGTACATTGATTCTCCAACGTATGATTTTCCGTTCATATGATCGGTATTTATGTCCAAATAAATAGATTCAATTAGCGGAAATTCATTTTATCCAGCAGTAATTAAATAGCTCGAATAATTATGACACGTTGATCAATTCggtttgtacattttattatcaatacgATAAACATCGATACGATACACAATATGAATCGATAAATCAATCGTCCACTACCAAGAATCTCCTCCTTAATCCAACATTCTCGCGCTTCCAGCTTGGAACGGACGACACCTGAAGTTCATCAGACACTTCTCGCGTAAGCGTACAGTTTACACATGCGAGCAATTCGCGTGGACTCGATTCGCCGGTGAACAAAGAGTGACCGAACTCTTGGCGCGAGGCTTTCTCATTTACCTTGGACCCCTTCGATAAATTACGCCCCCTGTTTGCTCGGAGCAGCGGCAGCCGAGGCGTTCCCAGTAGTTGGAGCGTCGCGGGACCTTAACACACATTCGAAGATGGATCTTCCTCTCGgtggagaaagaaagaggaggaggaagaagaaatcgaagaaaaagaacggGAAGAGGAAGGAGCTGGTGGCTTTTTTTCGAACGTGGTCCTCGCGAGGGAGCGCCAGGCTACGCGGCTGCTGTTGCTTCTGCTGCCGTAGCAGCTACACTCCGGACACATTCAATTTTAACGTTAATAATCACCGGGAAAAATGACGGGCTTAAATGCGGCCATTCATCAGGGACGATCGATATTGCGAATGCGGCTTAACGACGGAGAGATAACATCGAACGTCCCGGTTCAGAGTTATTGAATCGCGTCAAATAATATACGAGCCAATAATGTATGAATAGTCCTGCAATTATGGACCCGCGATCGTATCTAAGGGCGCGTTGTAATTTAGTAATCGTTCATTCTTGCCGACGATTCGACGAATATCGGAGCAGCTCGATTTCTGTAaatgttttctttattttttaaacgcCATCGTCCACCGTGTGACAATACCGATATCTGATAACTTCGAGTGAGTTTCTTACATAAGAATGTGCTGTAACAGTTTTATCTTTCCACGATCAGTGGATTTTCCAATAATCCGTTATCACGAATTATTGTAATTGGATAATGCGTACTGTGTGTTTCTTTCGAGGTCAACGATACACGGGATCGCTCGTGATACTAGTTAAAATCGATGTCTATCGATTAAACGATCGACCAGAAATACTGAAGCGGGGATGTAATTTAAAGTTGGATGTTTATAGTTAAGCGCGGCTAGTGGGAGCAGAACGACCCGCACCTAGATAATTAATTCCCCACTTTAATTAATCATCCGCACGATTTTATCGCGCTGGGTCAAATAACAAAGATAGCGTAAGAGTCAATATTTTATCGGTTATCACGTTCGTTGTGCCGCTTGATTTACTATCGCGGATCTATCTGTTCCAATTAACGAAACGACCGACCGTCTATGGCTAATTTCCAGTCTGTCTCGACGATCCAGCTACGTGTAGAATCACGATCCGCGTTTATAGCGTTCGTCTTTAAAGAAAGACacggaaaaataaaagaagacgAAAGCAGAGGAAAGAATCGTGAGCAACAATAACCGCGCATCGCCGCGGGCGCTTATGATTAATTGGCGTGGAAC is a genomic window of Bombus huntii isolate Logan2020A chromosome 1, iyBomHunt1.1, whole genome shotgun sequence containing:
- the LOC126867840 gene encoding L-lactate dehydrogenase A-like 6A, which encodes MAVPKKKLLDTVWNTTTFLLTKQPEDFVECHRVKIVIVGSGYTGVAVGIAILFKRLASEVVFIDADEELAKAEAEDISHAAAFLGNPKIVGTKDYSMARDATVCVITVGDRATSDDDEATLMDQNLNIFKDVIPKVCKYAPNSILLIVTAPVDILSYAAMKLSGFPPHRVMGLGTFLDSCRFQYFIAQKLGISANSVQASIICENGPTSVPIWSAVTVMGIKLKDINRDIGTKSDPESWGELHTKVIESDKDLITRKGYRCWGTGICAAEVVDAIVRNTCICMTVSTYLKGCRHGLEKDVYMSLPCIVGRNGIQTLLRHPYTPEEQELTEASCRAIYETQKSILHTLE
- the LOC126867877 gene encoding L-lactate dehydrogenase-like, with product MDDAEVAKSEAETEREECEDEELPITTTTKNALITTQLGPCDVYPHRVKVSIIGVGKIGIACAIAILMRRMASEVCLIDHDSNKASAEAEDIQHVGAFLGCPLVTGTSDFSMVKESAVVIICTRETAPGESPNVRHNFKVFKKIIPAVARFACKSVILVVTQPTDVMSYIAWKLSGFPSNRVLGIGTLIDCARFQDFVSRRLNVARSSVTCMVVGAQGDMAGILYSIMNYYRILDRVSFVVPIWSSIQVGGMKLRDINPRIGEQDDPEKWYEISENVKNVGTQLEEKKGSCCWGVAVSTAEIVDAIVRNTKVVLPASTHILSCAHGTDKDVYMSVPCVIGREGVYCTVRQKLSEQEKSAVQTCADSIRSILRESGILQETNHETE